Proteins encoded together in one Orcinus orca chromosome 13, mOrcOrc1.1, whole genome shotgun sequence window:
- the RDH14 gene encoding retinol dehydrogenase 14 isoform X2: MAVATVAALLAALGGALWLAARRFVGPSVKRLHRGGDSGLMHGKTVLITGANSGLGRATAAELLRLGARVIMGCRDRTRAEEAAVQLRREICQAGGPELGPDSSGAGELVVKELDLASLRSVRSFCQEEEPRLDVLINNAGIFQCPYMKTEDGFEMQFGVNHLGHFLLTNLLLGLLKSSAPSRIVVVTSKLYKYGDINFEDLNSEQNYNKSFCYSRSKLANILFTRELARRLEGTNVTVNVLHPGMVRTNLGRHIYIPLLVKPLFNLVTWAFFKTPLEGAQTSIYLASSPEVEGVSGKYFGDCKEEELLPKAMDESVAGKLWDVSEVMVGILK, encoded by the exons ATGGCAGTGGCTACGGTGGCGGCGTTACTGGCCGCACTGGGTGGGGCCCTGTGGCTGGCGGCCCGGAGGTTCGTGGGGCCCAGCGTCAAGCGGCTGCACCGAGGCGGGGACTCCGGCCTCATGCACGGGAAGACAGTGCTGATCACGGGTGCGAACAGCGGCCTGGGCCGCGCCACAGCCGCCGAGCTGCTGCGCTTGGGGGCGCGAGTGATCATGGGCTGCCGGGACCGCACACGCGCCGAGGAGGCGGCGGTTCAGCTCCGCCGCGAGATCTGCCAGGCTGGGGGCCCCGAATTAGGGCCTGACTCCAGCGGGGCCGGCGAGCTCGTCGTCAAGGAGTTGGACCTCGCCTCGCTGCGCTCCGTGCGCTCCTTCTGTCAGGAG GAAGAGCCTAGACTGGATGTTTTGATCAACAATGCAGGCATCTTCCAGTGCCCGTATATGAAAACTGAAGATGGGTTTGAGATGCAGTTTGGAGTGAACCATCTGGGGCACTTTCTACTCACCAATCTTCTCCTTGGACTTCTTAAAAGTTCAGCTCCCAGCAGGATTGTGGTAGTTACCTCCAAACTTTATAAATACGGAGACATCAACTTTGAAGACTTGAACAGTgaacaaaactataataaaagCTTCTGTTATAGTCGGAGCAAACTGGCTAACATCCTTTTTACCAGAGAACTAGCCCGCCGCTTAGAAGGCACAAATGTCACTGTCAATGTGTTACACCCTGGCATGGTGCGGACCAACCTGGGGAGGCACATATACATCCCACTGTTAGTCAAACCACTTTTCAATTTGGTGACATGGGCTTTTTTCAAAACTCCGCTAGAAGGTGCCCAGACTTCGATTTATTTAGCCTCCTCCCCTGAGGTAGAAGGTGTGTCAGGAAAGTACTTTGGGGACTGTAAAGAGGAAGAACTATTGCCCAAAGCTATGGATGAATCTGTTGCAGGAAAACTCTGGGATGTCAGTGAAGTAATGGTTGGCATATTAAAATAG
- the RDH14 gene encoding retinol dehydrogenase 14 isoform X1 — protein MAVATVAALLAALGGALWLAARRFVGPSVKRLHRGGDSGLMHGKTVLITGANSGLGRATAAELLRLGARVIMGCRDRTRAEEAAVQLRREICQAGGPELGPDSSGAGELVVKELDLASLRSVRSFCQEVLQEEPRLDVLINNAGIFQCPYMKTEDGFEMQFGVNHLGHFLLTNLLLGLLKSSAPSRIVVVTSKLYKYGDINFEDLNSEQNYNKSFCYSRSKLANILFTRELARRLEGTNVTVNVLHPGMVRTNLGRHIYIPLLVKPLFNLVTWAFFKTPLEGAQTSIYLASSPEVEGVSGKYFGDCKEEELLPKAMDESVAGKLWDVSEVMVGILK, from the exons ATGGCAGTGGCTACGGTGGCGGCGTTACTGGCCGCACTGGGTGGGGCCCTGTGGCTGGCGGCCCGGAGGTTCGTGGGGCCCAGCGTCAAGCGGCTGCACCGAGGCGGGGACTCCGGCCTCATGCACGGGAAGACAGTGCTGATCACGGGTGCGAACAGCGGCCTGGGCCGCGCCACAGCCGCCGAGCTGCTGCGCTTGGGGGCGCGAGTGATCATGGGCTGCCGGGACCGCACACGCGCCGAGGAGGCGGCGGTTCAGCTCCGCCGCGAGATCTGCCAGGCTGGGGGCCCCGAATTAGGGCCTGACTCCAGCGGGGCCGGCGAGCTCGTCGTCAAGGAGTTGGACCTCGCCTCGCTGCGCTCCGTGCGCTCCTTCTGTCAGGAGGTGCTCCAG GAAGAGCCTAGACTGGATGTTTTGATCAACAATGCAGGCATCTTCCAGTGCCCGTATATGAAAACTGAAGATGGGTTTGAGATGCAGTTTGGAGTGAACCATCTGGGGCACTTTCTACTCACCAATCTTCTCCTTGGACTTCTTAAAAGTTCAGCTCCCAGCAGGATTGTGGTAGTTACCTCCAAACTTTATAAATACGGAGACATCAACTTTGAAGACTTGAACAGTgaacaaaactataataaaagCTTCTGTTATAGTCGGAGCAAACTGGCTAACATCCTTTTTACCAGAGAACTAGCCCGCCGCTTAGAAGGCACAAATGTCACTGTCAATGTGTTACACCCTGGCATGGTGCGGACCAACCTGGGGAGGCACATATACATCCCACTGTTAGTCAAACCACTTTTCAATTTGGTGACATGGGCTTTTTTCAAAACTCCGCTAGAAGGTGCCCAGACTTCGATTTATTTAGCCTCCTCCCCTGAGGTAGAAGGTGTGTCAGGAAAGTACTTTGGGGACTGTAAAGAGGAAGAACTATTGCCCAAAGCTATGGATGAATCTGTTGCAGGAAAACTCTGGGATGTCAGTGAAGTAATGGTTGGCATATTAAAATAG
- the NT5C1B gene encoding LOW QUALITY PROTEIN: cytosolic 5'-nucleotidase 1B (The sequence of the model RefSeq protein was modified relative to this genomic sequence to represent the inferred CDS: inserted 2 bases in 2 codons; deleted 3 bases in 2 codons), with product MSQTSLKQKKKNETGPRYSKDSLEVDKSRKDSEKSGVRLSTQGSRELTLLKTDSRGYLVRNQWSRTSRSPSTRAPSGGESRSKNTSLKAPSSSKTSRTSFTSPSHQESPKPLSAQRSPPTPTMPLDSRSSTTPETAPDGSRRSTKMAENSDAWSPGLGREILAGQYTRELRDSRDSRDTHQREYPRTPPTERKSYAQRRDLYPSKLDQDCMPDXRQREEEADEDDAYWASVRTLYEKSPSCSLPRPPKPKHAITIAVSSRALFNTVDGRKIYKEEGLEKYMEYQLFNENVVLAPGPAFHFVKALQHVNARLRELYPDEQDLFDIVLMTNNHAQVGVRLINSVNHYGLLIDRFCLTGGKSPIGYLKAYLTNLYLSADSEKVQEAIQEGIASATMFDGAKDMAYCDTQLRVAFDGDAVLFSDESDHITKEHGLDKFFQHEALFENKPLAQGPLKGFLEELGRLQKKFYARDERLCCPIRTYLVTARSAASSGARMLKTLRRWXLGIDEALFLAGAPKGPISVKIRPHIFFDDHMFHIEGAQKFGTITAHVPYGINQKENN from the exons ATGAGTCAAACAtctctgaaacagaaaaagaag AATGAGACTGGACCGAGGTACTCAAAAGACAGCCTAGAAGTAGACAAATCTAGAAAGGATTCTGAGAAATCAGGAGTTCGTCTGAGCACTCAG GGATCACGAGAATTAACCTTGCTGAAGACAGACTCTCGAGGGTACCTAGTGAGAAATCAGTGGTCTCGAACTTCACGGAGCCCATCCACCAGAGCTCCATCAGGAGGTGAGTCCAGAAGCAAGAACACAAGTCTTAAGG CCCCCAGTAGCTCCAAGACCTCCCGGACTTCATTCACCTCCCCTAGCCATCAAGAGTCACCAAAGCCGCTGTCAGCGCAGCGCTCGCCACCCACACCAACCATGCCGCTCGACTCACGTTCTTCCACGACCCCGGAG ACAGCTCCAGACGGGTCCCGGCGCAGCACCAAGATGGCTGAGAATTCCGACGCCTGGTCTCCCGGCCTGGGGCGGGAAATCCTAGCGGGCCAGTACACACGAGAGTTGCGGGACTCGCGAGATTCCAGGGACACGCACCAGCGGGAATATCCGCGCACG CCCCCCACTGAAAGGAAATCCTATGCCCAGCGCAGGGATCTCTACCCGTCAAAGCTGGATCAAGACTGTATGCCTG CCAGGCAACGAGAGGAAGAGGCGGACGAGGACGATGCCTACTGGGCATCCGTGAGAACACTGTACGAGAAGTCACCGAGCTGCTCGCTCCCCAGGCCG CCCAAACCCAAGCATGCCATCACCATCGCTGTGTCATCCCGTGCGCTCTTCAACACGGTGGACGGCAGGAAAATCTACAAGGAAGAGGGTCTGGAAAAGTACATGGAGTATCAGCTTTTCAATGAGAATGTCGTGCTGGCCCCAGGGCCGGCCTTCCACTTTGTCAAG GCACTGCAGCACGTCAATGCTAGACTCCGTGAGCTGTATCCTGATGAACAGGACTTATTTGATATTGTTCTGATGACTAATAACCATGCCCAAGTGGGAGTGCGGCTTATAAACAGCGTCAATCACTAtg GATTACTAATTGACCGGTTCTGTCTGACTGGTGGAAAAAGCCCCATTGGCTATTTGAAGGCATATCTTACCAACTTGTATCTTTCTGCGGATTCTGAAAAAGTACAAGAAGCAATACAAGAAG GGATCGCCTCTGCAACAATGTTTGATGGAGCCAAAGACATGGCTTACTGTGACACACAGCTCCGTGTCGCCTTTGATGGGGATGCCGTCCTCTTTTCTGATGAGTCTGACCATATTACCAAGGAACACGGGCTGGACAAATTCTTTCAACATGAAGCACTATTTGAGAATAAGCCTCTTGCTCAG GGTCCCTTGAAAGGCTTTCTGGAAGAGTTAGGCAGACTGCAAAAGAAGTTTTATGCCAGAGACGAAAGGTTATGTTGCCCTATCAGGACCTACCTGGTTACAGCTAGGAGTGCAGCCAGTTCAGGCGCCCGCATGCTGAAAACCCTTCGCCGCT GTCTAGGGATAGACGAAGCTCTTTTCCTTGCTGGAGCCCCCAAAGGTCCCATCTCGGTTAAGATAAGGCCCCACATCTTCTTTGATGACCACATGTTCCACATTGAAGGGGCACAGAAATTTGGCACCATCACAGCTCATGTACCTTATGGAATTAATCAAAAAGAGAACAATTAG